The window CGATCGTGGTGTCGCTCGCCGGGCGGGTGATGCGGGTCGGTCTGGTCGCCGCCCTGGCAGCGGCCCTGCTGGGCACCAGCGGCTACGCGATAGCGACCGCCGCCGCCCCGCACACGGGGGCGGAGCCCACCGCGGGCCCCGTGGTCGAGCCGGACGACGCCGACAGCGACGCCCGGGCCGCGGCCGTAGGCCCGGCCGCCGTGAGTGTCGAGCTCGTCGAGGCGCTGCAAGCGACGACCACCCGGTGGGCGGCAGCGACCGCCGGCGCCCAGTCCGCTGCTCCGCTCGAGCTGGCCAGCGGCGCCTCGGTGATCGGGATCGGCGGCTTCACCGGCACCGACCCCGCGCCCACCCTCGCCCAGTTCCAGGACTACGTCGCGAACGGCGAGGTCACCTACTTCATCGCCGGTGGTGTCGAGGAGGGCAAGACGGCGGCCAGCCGTGACGACGCGGCCGACGACGACGCAACCGACGACGACGCGGCGGCCGACCCGGCCGACGACCTGACGATCAGCGCCTGGGTCGCGGAGAACTTCACCGCTACCGATATCGGCGGCACGACCGTCTACGACCTCACCGAGGGGAGCTGACGGCGTCAGACGGCTGAGTGGCCGCCACCAACAGCCCGGCGGCCGCCCGCGGGCGGCGCCGTCCAGCGGTAGCGCAGCGACACCATCCGCAGGACGAACACCAGCACGGCGATCGCCGCGCCCGTGGCGAGGTTGAGCCAGCCCGCCCAGGAGACGAGGCTCGTGAGCCCGGCCCCGAGCAGGGCCGGGATGGCGTACAGGCCGCGGGCGCGGAAGATCTGCGGCACGTCGTTGGCGACGACGTCGCGGATGACGCCGCCACCGACGGCGGTCGCCACCCCCAGGACCGCGGCCGCCGCCGGGTGCATGCCCGCCGCGAGCGAGACGAGCGTGCCGGTGACCGAGAAGAGCGCCATCCCGGCGGCGTCGAACATGAGCAGGACGTCGTGGAAGCGTTCGACGGCGTGCGCGAAGAAGTAGACGACGACCGTGGCGACCACCGGGGGCAGGAGGTAGATCGGCGAGTCGAGGGCGCGCGGCACAC is drawn from Promicromonospora sp. Populi and contains these coding sequences:
- a CDS encoding trimeric intracellular cation channel family protein; translation: MTWTALALDLLGVFFFAVSGSLLAARRQFDIVGSLLLGTCVGLGGGILRDLVLAQGVPRALDSPIYLLPPVVATVVVYFFAHAVERFHDVLLMFDAAGMALFSVTGTLVSLAAGMHPAAAAVLGVATAVGGGVIRDVVANDVPQIFRARGLYAIPALLGAGLTSLVSWAGWLNLATGAAIAVLVFVLRMVSLRYRWTAPPAGGRRAVGGGHSAV